One genomic segment of Chitinophaga sancti includes these proteins:
- the atpE gene encoding ATP synthase F0 subunit C: MAILTVLLQASTEAAASAAGLAKAGGAVGAGIAAIAAGIGVGNIGKSALESIARQPEAANDIRANMILAAALVEGVALFGVIAGLLAVVL; this comes from the coding sequence ATGGCAATTTTAACTGTTTTATTGCAGGCTTCTACTGAAGCAGCTGCTTCTGCTGCTGGTCTGGCAAAAGCTGGTGGTGCTGTTGGTGCTGGTATCGCTGCTATCGCAGCTGGTATCGGTGTTGGTAACATCGGTAAGAGCGCGCTGGAATCTATCGCTCGTCAGCCTGAAGCTGCAAATGACATCCGTGCTAACATGATCCTGGCAGCGGCGCTGGTAGAGGGTGTTGCCCTGTTCGGCGTTATCGCAGGTCTGCTGGCAGTAGTGCTGTAA
- the atpF gene encoding F0F1 ATP synthase subunit B, giving the protein MDLLQPALGLFTFSLVIFIILFIILKKFAWKPILSILKERETSITDSIAAAERVKEEMAQMKAEHEHVLAEAKAERSKILKEAKDAKDHIIAEAKTQAQAEAKKIISEAYTAIDNQKMAALTDVKNQVGKLVIEVAEKVLRKELSDKKAQEGYIKELAGDIKLN; this is encoded by the coding sequence ATGGATCTGTTGCAGCCCGCGTTAGGCTTGTTTACCTTCTCATTAGTTATATTCATCATTCTATTCATCATCCTGAAGAAGTTTGCATGGAAACCGATCCTCTCTATCCTGAAGGAAAGAGAAACCTCCATAACTGACTCAATCGCAGCTGCTGAAAGAGTAAAAGAGGAAATGGCTCAGATGAAAGCTGAACATGAGCACGTACTGGCAGAAGCTAAAGCTGAAAGGAGCAAAATCCTGAAAGAAGCTAAAGACGCTAAAGATCACATCATTGCTGAAGCTAAGACACAAGCTCAGGCTGAAGCTAAGAAGATCATCAGCGAAGCTTACACTGCTATCGACAACCAGAAAATGGCTGCCCTGACTGATGTTAAAAATCAGGTTGGTAAACTGGTTATTGAAGTAGCTGAGAAAGTGCTGCGTAAAGAACTGTCTGACAAAAAAGCTCAGGAAGGTTATATTAAAGAACTGGCAGGAGACATTAAATTAAACTAA
- the atpH gene encoding ATP synthase F1 subunit delta, producing the protein MRNPRLASRYAKSLIDLSAEKGQLEAVQADMLFLQQLSKTNPDVVNLLKSPIIKPDKKQQILAAIFDSRVSAMTSAFVKLLVIKGRESNLPEIAGEYLRQYNTLKGISKVKITTAVPVDASVLNVIRQKAEAGSDKKIELESAVDADLIGGFVLETEDKLFDASILRDLNDIKKQFAGNIYVPELK; encoded by the coding sequence ATGCGGAATCCTCGTTTAGCATCCAGGTATGCAAAATCTTTGATAGATCTGTCCGCTGAAAAAGGACAGCTGGAGGCTGTACAGGCAGATATGCTCTTCCTGCAGCAGCTCTCAAAAACAAATCCTGATGTGGTGAATTTGCTGAAAAGTCCCATCATCAAGCCTGATAAAAAACAACAGATCCTCGCTGCCATCTTCGACAGCCGTGTGAGCGCCATGACTTCCGCTTTTGTGAAGTTGCTGGTAATCAAGGGCAGGGAAAGCAATCTGCCTGAGATCGCAGGTGAATATCTGCGTCAGTACAATACACTGAAAGGTATCAGTAAGGTGAAAATCACCACTGCTGTACCAGTAGATGCAAGCGTACTGAATGTGATCAGGCAGAAAGCAGAAGCAGGTTCAGACAAGAAGATCGAACTGGAATCAGCAGTAGATGCTGACCTGATCGGTGGTTTTGTACTGGAAACAGAGGACAAACTGTTTGATGCATCAATACTGCGTGATCTGAATGACATCAAAAAGCAATTTGCAGGTAACATCTATGTTCCTGAACTGAAATAA
- the atpA gene encoding F0F1 ATP synthase subunit alpha, which produces MVEIKPDEISAILRQQLSNFNAAADLEEVGTVLQVGDGIARVYGLNNVRSGELVEFENGVQAIALNLEEDNVGVVLMGESGDIKEGNKVRRTGKIASINVGEGMVGRVVNTLGAPIDGKGPITGELYEMPLERKAPGVLFREPVKEPLQTGIKAIDAMIPVGRGQRELVIGDRQTGKTAICIDTIINQKEFYEAGKPVYCIYVAIGQKASTIAGVMKTLQDAGALAYTVIVAASAADPAPLQFYAPFAGAAIGEFFRDSGRPALIVYDDLSKQAVAYREVSLLLRRPPGREAYPGDVFYLHSRLLERAAKIISKDEIAQQMNDLPESIRHLVKGGGSLTALPIIETQAADVSAYIPTNVISITDGQIFLESNLFNAGIRPAINVGISVSRVGGNAQIKSMKKVAGTLKLDQAQYREMEAFSKFGGDLDAATKQVLDKGARNVEILKQPQFSPYTVEKQVAMIYLGTNGLLREVPVKNVRAFEEAFLNEMDVRLPDVMAEFKKGNLPEEGLKKMVALASELKPRFA; this is translated from the coding sequence ATGGTGGAGATAAAACCAGATGAAATTTCGGCGATATTACGCCAGCAACTAAGCAACTTCAATGCTGCTGCTGACCTCGAAGAGGTTGGTACCGTATTGCAGGTGGGAGATGGTATCGCACGTGTTTATGGTTTGAACAACGTTCGTTCCGGTGAACTGGTAGAATTCGAAAATGGTGTTCAGGCGATCGCGCTGAACCTGGAAGAAGATAACGTGGGTGTGGTATTGATGGGTGAATCGGGTGACATTAAAGAAGGTAATAAAGTACGTCGTACCGGTAAGATCGCCTCTATCAATGTAGGTGAAGGCATGGTAGGTCGTGTAGTAAATACCCTGGGTGCTCCTATCGATGGTAAGGGCCCAATTACTGGCGAACTGTATGAAATGCCACTGGAACGTAAAGCTCCGGGTGTATTGTTCCGTGAGCCGGTAAAAGAACCACTGCAGACTGGTATCAAAGCGATCGATGCGATGATCCCTGTAGGTCGTGGTCAGCGTGAGCTGGTGATCGGTGACCGTCAGACTGGTAAAACTGCCATCTGTATCGATACCATCATCAATCAGAAAGAATTTTATGAAGCTGGCAAGCCAGTATATTGTATTTATGTAGCGATCGGTCAGAAAGCCTCTACAATCGCAGGTGTAATGAAAACCCTGCAGGATGCAGGTGCTTTGGCTTACACTGTTATCGTAGCTGCTTCTGCTGCTGATCCTGCTCCTTTGCAGTTCTACGCGCCATTTGCTGGTGCTGCTATCGGTGAGTTCTTCCGCGATAGCGGTCGTCCTGCACTGATCGTATACGATGATCTGTCTAAACAGGCGGTTGCTTACCGTGAGGTATCTCTGCTGCTCCGTCGTCCTCCTGGACGTGAAGCTTATCCTGGTGACGTATTCTACCTGCATAGCCGTCTCCTCGAGCGTGCAGCGAAAATCATCAGCAAGGATGAAATCGCTCAGCAGATGAATGACCTGCCAGAATCAATCAGGCACCTGGTAAAAGGTGGTGGTTCCCTGACAGCATTGCCAATCATCGAAACGCAGGCTGCGGATGTATCTGCATACATCCCAACCAACGTAATCTCCATCACTGACGGTCAGATCTTCCTGGAGTCTAACCTGTTCAACGCTGGTATCCGTCCGGCTATCAACGTAGGTATCTCCGTAAGCCGTGTGGGTGGTAACGCTCAGATCAAATCCATGAAGAAGGTAGCTGGTACCCTGAAACTGGACCAGGCGCAATACCGTGAAATGGAAGCGTTCTCTAAATTCGGTGGTGACCTGGATGCTGCTACCAAGCAGGTACTTGATAAAGGTGCCCGCAACGTGGAAATCCTGAAACAACCTCAGTTCTCTCCGTACACCGTAGAAAAACAGGTAGCAATGATCTATCTGGGTACAAACGGTCTGCTGCGTGAAGTTCCGGTTAAGAATGTGAGGGCTTTTGAAGAGGCTTTCCTGAATGAAATGGACGTTCGTCTGCCAGATGTAATGGCTGAGTTCAAGAAAGGTAACCTGCCTGAAGAAGGTCTGAAGAAAATGGTTGCGCTGGCTAGTGAACTGAAACCAAGATTTGCATAA
- a CDS encoding carboxypeptidase-like regulatory domain-containing protein produces the protein MCKFYLILFLSTIPTAVLQAQTSISGKITDKKNHPLQGVNISIKDAYDGATSAADGTFSFTTDATGEQSVIFSLATYQTQEQKVNLLSPVTLNIILRNDISQLKIVTISAGSIEASSEKNNTVLKPLDIVTTGGAMADIVSALKTLPGTQQTNDKEGLFVRGGTGYETQTFIDGLLVRNPFYSGLPDMPGRGRFSPFLFKGTTFSSGGYSAQYGQGLSSALVLESQDLPERSSYTLGVSPIGVSGGLNELAKDKKGSFGIEADYTNLGPYLNVIKPKFEPSVNPEIIGTSANFRRKTSATGMLKFYGYSNWTHMGSIRPSFEYAGDKELFEMKNQNVYTNLSYKELLNNDWKINAGVSFSTNTDRITLDTMPKNPDPMKIHNLSQLAQGRGMLTKNIGNFSALRFGGEYQYAVENAEYNGYKANYTDNYSAAFAEGDIYFTPQFVGRLGGRMEYSSKIGKMNLAPRVSLAYKLDQNSQVSLAYGDYYQKPEQQYLRFKPDLDYMKATHYIASFQRVANNYTLRVEAFYKKYHHLVKTSPDTATNGTGYAKGIELFWRDRKSVKNLDYWVSYSYLDTKRNYLTYPYEVQPDFAAKHTFSVVTKYYISSITTNIGLTYTFATGRPYYNPNLPVSQFMSQKTIDYNSVGLSVSYLTSIHKAFTILVLSVNNLGNFKQVYGYHYSTDGLRREAITPNIPSFIYLGMFMSFGIDRRQETIDNL, from the coding sequence ATGTGTAAGTTTTACCTAATTCTGTTTTTATCAACCATCCCGACGGCTGTTCTGCAGGCGCAAACAAGCATCAGTGGAAAGATCACCGACAAGAAAAATCATCCATTACAGGGAGTGAATATCTCCATTAAAGACGCTTACGACGGCGCTACCAGTGCCGCCGACGGTACCTTCTCATTTACTACCGACGCCACCGGCGAACAAAGTGTTATTTTCAGTTTAGCCACTTATCAGACACAGGAACAAAAAGTAAATCTCTTAAGTCCCGTGACACTGAATATCATTTTAAGAAATGATATCAGCCAGCTCAAAATCGTGACCATCTCCGCTGGTAGTATTGAAGCCAGCAGCGAGAAGAATAATACGGTACTGAAACCCCTGGATATCGTGACCACTGGTGGTGCGATGGCAGATATTGTGAGTGCATTAAAGACATTGCCGGGTACACAGCAAACCAATGATAAGGAAGGCCTCTTTGTACGTGGTGGTACCGGTTACGAAACACAGACATTTATAGACGGATTGCTGGTGCGTAATCCTTTTTATTCAGGATTGCCTGATATGCCGGGCAGAGGCCGTTTTTCACCGTTCCTGTTTAAAGGAACGACCTTTAGCAGTGGAGGGTATTCTGCTCAGTATGGACAGGGTTTATCTTCTGCACTGGTATTGGAATCACAGGATCTGCCGGAACGGTCTTCCTATACACTGGGTGTATCTCCGATTGGTGTGAGTGGTGGATTGAATGAACTGGCAAAAGATAAGAAAGGCTCTTTTGGTATAGAAGCAGACTACACCAACCTGGGTCCTTATCTGAATGTGATTAAGCCTAAGTTTGAGCCGAGTGTGAATCCTGAGATCATTGGTACTTCTGCTAATTTCAGAAGGAAAACATCTGCTACAGGTATGCTCAAGTTTTATGGATATAGCAACTGGACACATATGGGGAGTATTCGTCCCAGCTTTGAATATGCAGGTGATAAGGAGTTGTTTGAAATGAAAAATCAGAATGTGTATACGAATCTAAGCTATAAGGAGTTATTAAATAATGACTGGAAGATAAATGCAGGGGTATCATTTAGTACGAATACAGATAGGATCACTTTAGATACGATGCCGAAGAACCCCGACCCGATGAAGATCCATAACCTTTCACAACTGGCACAGGGTAGAGGGATGCTTACAAAGAACATTGGTAATTTCTCCGCACTGCGCTTTGGTGGTGAGTATCAGTATGCCGTGGAAAACGCTGAATACAATGGGTACAAGGCGAACTATACAGATAATTATTCTGCTGCATTTGCAGAAGGTGATATCTACTTCACACCACAATTCGTAGGTCGTTTAGGGGGGCGTATGGAATACTCATCGAAGATTGGTAAAATGAATCTGGCACCGCGTGTATCATTAGCATATAAGTTAGATCAGAATAGCCAGGTGTCATTAGCTTATGGTGATTACTATCAAAAGCCGGAGCAGCAATACCTGCGATTCAAACCAGACCTGGATTACATGAAGGCTACGCATTACATTGCCAGTTTTCAGCGGGTAGCCAATAACTATACACTGCGTGTGGAAGCGTTCTATAAAAAGTATCATCACCTTGTGAAGACAAGTCCGGATACAGCTACTAATGGTACTGGTTATGCAAAAGGTATTGAACTCTTCTGGCGTGATCGTAAGAGTGTGAAGAACCTTGACTATTGGGTGTCTTATTCTTATCTCGATACCAAGCGTAACTATCTCACTTACCCATATGAAGTACAGCCGGATTTCGCAGCGAAGCATACTTTCAGCGTAGTGACCAAATACTATATTTCTTCTATCACTACTAATATTGGTTTGACATACACCTTTGCTACAGGTCGTCCTTATTATAATCCGAACCTGCCAGTGAGCCAGTTTATGTCGCAAAAGACCATCGATTATAATTCAGTCGGATTGAGTGTCAGTTATCTGACATCTATTCACAAAGCCTTTACCATCCTGGTATTATCTGTGAATAACCTGGGTAATTTCAAACAGGTATATGGCTATCATTATTCAACAGATGGGTTGCGCAGGGAAGCGATCACACCGAATATTCCCAGCTTTATTTACCTGGGTATGTTTATGAGCTTTGGTATAGACAGGCGTCAGGAAACGATTGATAACTTATAA
- a CDS encoding class I SAM-dependent methyltransferase, with product MKTVENKLSVASSSALLLSVVKSLYTDGWGHEYLSHIDFSAVEKPAEELSRITPLFSEILLLRKQMVRYLIKQLMIEHPYQQVCILAAGLDPLGLQIAEYFPEQLTSIYEVDTCHMQEKQALYAAVSYNDARLHTLHADITHTQQMMELLIAAGYRPHEPTLIVFEGIMHYIPEEHFLRVMRCFCSRGRNNAVIMDYTIPEEEMPASFISRARALSDIMENNIGAYTRAYSRKKVMNLLSLLEAEITGVYDMQATEYVLYGYNKWFRSRGEGLLEMAAFHI from the coding sequence ATGAAAACCGTGGAAAATAAACTCTCCGTGGCTTCTTCTTCCGCCTTATTACTCTCTGTAGTAAAAAGCCTGTACACGGATGGCTGGGGACATGAATACTTATCACACATCGATTTCAGTGCTGTAGAAAAACCGGCAGAAGAGCTGTCAAGGATCACGCCTTTATTCAGTGAGATATTATTGCTGCGCAAACAGATGGTGCGCTACCTGATCAAACAGCTCATGATAGAACATCCCTATCAGCAGGTATGCATATTAGCAGCAGGTCTGGACCCCCTGGGGTTGCAGATCGCAGAATACTTTCCCGAACAGCTTACCAGCATTTATGAAGTAGATACCTGCCATATGCAGGAAAAACAGGCGCTCTATGCCGCCGTATCCTACAATGACGCACGCCTGCATACTTTACATGCAGACATTACCCACACACAGCAAATGATGGAGCTACTGATAGCCGCAGGCTACAGGCCACATGAGCCTACCCTTATCGTATTTGAAGGTATCATGCATTATATTCCTGAAGAGCATTTTCTGAGAGTGATGCGTTGTTTCTGTTCCAGGGGGCGGAACAATGCGGTGATTATGGATTATACGATTCCTGAGGAGGAGATGCCGGCTTCTTTTATTTCCCGGGCAAGGGCATTGTCAGATATTATGGAAAACAATATTGGGGCTTATACACGGGCCTATAGCCGTAAAAAGGTAATGAATCTGCTCTCACTGTTAGAAGCGGAAATAACGGGTGTTTATGACATGCAGGCAACGGAATATGTATTGTATGGGTATAACAAGTGGTTCAGGAGCAGGGGAGAGGGGTTGCTGGAAATGGCAGCCTTTCATATTTAA
- the pdxA gene encoding 4-hydroxythreonine-4-phosphate dehydrogenase PdxA — translation MSSNAQTNKPVIGITVGDINSIGAELIIKTFADNRMLEFCTPVIFASNKTINFYRKLMNENNFNYQSLKEFSRLNHKQVNVFNCWEEEVQITPGILNETGGKYAARSLAVAIECLKNGEIDGLVTAPIHKKNIQSEQFNYTGHTPYLRDAFEAKDVLMFMTADNMRVGLLTEHVPIRDVAKYVTRENILAKLAMMKDSLIRDFGIDQPRIAVLGLNPHAGDDGLIGDEELREIIPAIDHAKNHGILCFGPYSADAFFARNMHASFDGVLAMYHDQGLIPFKSLATGEGINFTAGLPIVRTSPDHGTAFDIAGKNLADHFSFRQAIFSCLDIIEKREQYAENTQNPLKKIELASE, via the coding sequence ATGAGTAGCAACGCCCAGACAAACAAGCCGGTAATTGGTATCACCGTTGGTGATATTAACAGCATTGGCGCCGAATTGATTATCAAGACCTTTGCGGATAACAGAATGCTGGAGTTTTGTACCCCGGTGATATTTGCTTCCAACAAGACGATCAACTTCTATCGCAAGTTGATGAATGAGAACAACTTCAACTATCAGAGTCTGAAAGAATTCTCCAGGCTGAACCACAAGCAGGTGAATGTATTCAACTGCTGGGAAGAAGAAGTACAGATCACACCAGGTATACTGAATGAAACAGGCGGTAAATACGCTGCCCGTTCCCTCGCAGTCGCCATCGAATGCCTGAAAAATGGTGAAATAGATGGTCTGGTGACCGCTCCCATCCACAAAAAGAACATACAGAGCGAGCAATTCAATTACACTGGTCACACACCTTACCTCAGAGATGCCTTTGAAGCAAAAGATGTGCTCATGTTCATGACTGCCGATAATATGCGTGTAGGATTGCTCACCGAGCATGTACCTATCCGTGATGTAGCAAAATATGTGACCCGCGAAAACATCCTGGCTAAACTGGCTATGATGAAAGATAGCCTGATCAGAGACTTTGGGATCGACCAGCCACGCATTGCAGTACTGGGTCTGAACCCACATGCCGGCGATGATGGCCTGATCGGTGACGAAGAACTGAGAGAGATCATCCCTGCTATTGACCATGCAAAGAACCATGGTATACTTTGCTTTGGTCCTTATAGCGCCGATGCCTTCTTCGCAAGGAACATGCACGCCTCCTTCGATGGCGTACTGGCTATGTACCACGACCAGGGACTGATCCCATTCAAGTCACTGGCTACCGGCGAAGGAATCAACTTCACCGCAGGTCTGCCTATCGTACGCACCTCTCCTGACCATGGTACTGCATTTGATATTGCAGGTAAAAACCTGGCAGATCACTTCTCTTTCCGCCAGGCAATCTTCTCCTGTCTGGATATTATTGAGAAGAGAGAACAGTATGCGGAGAACACGCAGAACCCACTCAAGAAAATAGAATTAGCTTCTGAATAA
- the rsmA gene encoding 16S rRNA (adenine(1518)-N(6)/adenine(1519)-N(6))-dimethyltransferase RsmA, whose protein sequence is MYTLKKSLGQHFLKDDNICRKIVDSLPVIPDQQVLEVGPGAGAITKYLLELPDTSFRAVELDTEKVEYLQKTYPAIQGKLINESFLDMKPPFEGKFNVIGNFPYNISSQIMFRILDWKEQVPCVVGMFQKEVALRIAAKHGNKDYGILSVLIQAYYRVEYLFEVSESCFNPPPKVKSAVIRLHRLEENENYDIQNERKFKNLVKTAFGQRRKQLRNPLKTLFDKEVLQDSIFTKRAEELTVADFVALSHKMI, encoded by the coding sequence ATGTATACACTTAAAAAATCGCTTGGGCAGCACTTTCTCAAGGACGATAACATTTGCAGAAAGATTGTTGATTCACTACCTGTAATTCCGGATCAGCAAGTGCTGGAAGTGGGGCCTGGTGCGGGCGCCATCACAAAATACCTTCTTGAACTACCAGATACATCTTTCAGGGCTGTAGAGCTGGACACTGAAAAGGTAGAATACCTCCAGAAGACTTATCCGGCTATTCAGGGAAAGCTCATTAATGAGAGTTTTCTGGATATGAAGCCGCCTTTTGAGGGGAAATTCAATGTTATTGGCAACTTCCCGTACAACATTTCTTCCCAGATCATGTTTCGCATACTGGACTGGAAGGAACAGGTACCCTGTGTGGTCGGAATGTTTCAGAAAGAGGTGGCTTTGCGTATAGCTGCAAAGCATGGGAATAAGGACTATGGCATTTTGAGTGTGCTCATTCAGGCTTATTACAGGGTAGAATACCTGTTTGAGGTGAGTGAGAGCTGTTTCAATCCGCCTCCGAAGGTGAAGTCGGCAGTGATTCGATTGCACAGGCTGGAAGAAAATGAGAATTATGATATTCAGAATGAACGGAAATTTAAGAACCTGGTAAAAACTGCCTTTGGCCAGCGTCGTAAGCAATTACGGAATCCATTAAAAACATTATTTGATAAGGAAGTACTACAGGACAGCATCTTTACCAAACGGGCAGAAGAGCTGACCGTAGCAGATTTTGTAGCATTATCCCACAAGATGATATGA
- a CDS encoding NAD(P)-dependent oxidoreductase: protein MSRKVLITAKAHNYLIDRLEEKGFEVSYQPAITYEELLGAIHEYVGLIVTTRMKIDQPVINRASQLQWIGRLGSGMELIDVAYAESKGIHCASSPEGNREAVGEQMVGMLLCMMNNVLKSNLELRQGIYERDGNRGFEIGGRTVGIIGYGNTGSAYARKLRGFEPKILAYDKYKTGFSNDYVQEATMEQLFAEAEIVSVHLPLTAETKHLANLAFFRSFHKPIWFLNAARGKIVHTPDLIQALEEGLLRGAALDVQENEKLATYSQEEKDQLQKLLNNPNVVMTPHIAGYTHEASINMARIVLEKLHVI from the coding sequence ATGAGCAGGAAAGTATTAATTACAGCTAAAGCGCACAATTACTTAATTGACAGGTTGGAAGAGAAGGGATTTGAGGTCAGCTACCAGCCTGCCATTACATACGAGGAGCTACTTGGAGCTATTCACGAATACGTAGGATTGATTGTAACCACCCGCATGAAGATAGACCAGCCTGTTATAAACCGTGCATCGCAATTGCAATGGATCGGGCGACTGGGCAGCGGTATGGAACTGATCGATGTAGCGTATGCGGAGAGCAAGGGTATTCATTGTGCGAGCAGTCCGGAAGGAAACAGGGAAGCGGTAGGTGAGCAGATGGTTGGTATGCTGTTGTGTATGATGAACAATGTGCTGAAGAGTAACCTGGAATTGCGCCAGGGCATTTATGAAAGAGATGGGAACAGGGGTTTTGAAATAGGAGGCCGCACGGTAGGCATTATTGGGTATGGTAATACTGGCAGTGCTTATGCACGCAAGCTGAGAGGCTTTGAGCCAAAGATCCTGGCTTATGATAAATATAAAACCGGTTTCAGCAACGATTATGTACAGGAAGCGACAATGGAGCAACTGTTTGCCGAAGCTGAGATTGTGAGTGTGCACTTGCCACTGACAGCGGAAACCAAACACCTTGCGAACCTTGCCTTTTTCCGTTCCTTCCACAAACCTATCTGGTTCCTGAATGCGGCGAGGGGGAAGATCGTGCACACACCGGATCTGATCCAGGCGCTGGAAGAGGGGTTGCTGAGAGGGGCGGCACTGGATGTACAGGAGAATGAAAAGCTGGCTACTTACAGTCAGGAAGAGAAAGATCAGCTGCAAAAACTGCTGAATAACCCGAATGTAGTGATGACTCCGCACATAGCGGGATATACGCATGAGGCGAGCATTAATATGGCCAGGATTGTGTTAGAGAAATTGCATGTGATATAG
- the greA gene encoding transcription elongation factor GreA: MSGINYVTKETLDQMREELNFLKTKGRAEIARAISEAREKGDLKENAEYDAAKEAQGLHEAKLATLENAIATARIVDAESIDTSKVSILCKVTITNVGTKKTVTYQLVSEKEADLKANKISVTSPIGKGLLGKVIGDVAEISTPNGVIKFKVEDITI; this comes from the coding sequence ATGTCTGGTATTAACTACGTTACCAAGGAGACCCTGGACCAGATGCGTGAAGAGCTCAATTTCCTAAAAACAAAAGGCCGGGCAGAAATTGCCAGGGCTATTTCGGAGGCCAGAGAGAAAGGTGACTTGAAGGAAAATGCGGAGTATGACGCAGCAAAAGAGGCGCAGGGTTTACATGAGGCCAAGCTGGCCACACTAGAGAATGCGATCGCTACTGCCAGAATAGTAGACGCAGAATCCATTGATACCTCCAAAGTATCTATTTTATGTAAAGTGACTATTACAAATGTAGGTACTAAGAAAACCGTGACCTATCAGTTGGTTTCGGAGAAAGAGGCGGACCTGAAAGCGAACAAGATCTCAGTGACTTCTCCCATTGGGAAGGGATTGCTAGGCAAAGTGATAGGTGATGTTGCAGAAATCTCTACTCCTAATGGTGTCATTAAATTCAAAGTAGAGGATATTACAATATAA
- a CDS encoding HIT family protein, protein MSSVFTKIINGEIPSYRIAENDSFYAFLDIFPLVKGHTLIVPKVEIDKFFDVTDDLLGEWLLFAKPIAQAIEHAFPCNRVGMSVVGLEVPHAHMHLIPINSIDDMNFQRPKLKLSEAAFKAIQEQITAVLAR, encoded by the coding sequence ATGTCATCTGTTTTTACGAAAATCATCAACGGTGAAATTCCCAGCTACCGTATAGCTGAGAATGATAGTTTTTATGCTTTCCTGGATATTTTTCCATTAGTGAAGGGGCATACATTGATTGTTCCAAAGGTGGAGATAGACAAATTCTTCGATGTGACGGATGATTTGCTGGGCGAGTGGTTGTTGTTTGCTAAGCCAATTGCGCAGGCGATAGAGCATGCATTTCCATGCAATCGTGTAGGTATGAGTGTGGTTGGTTTGGAAGTACCGCATGCGCATATGCATCTGATACCTATTAATTCAATTGACGACATGAACTTCCAGCGTCCTAAGCTCAAGCTGTCAGAAGCAGCGTTCAAGGCTATTCAGGAGCAGATTACAGCTGTCCTGGCACGTTAA
- a CDS encoding response regulator transcription factor, which yields MKARILLVEDDQNVGAVTKKRLEEAGYDVVHSTDGQMAWEQFQLRTFDICLLDVVMPKKDGFTLAEQIRRKNDFIPILFLTSKAMDEDKIKGFKTGADDYITKPFSMQELLLRIEVFLKRTKSAVNTTTEKRTQYNIGKLTFDYNDLILREKNGEVSSTLTQKEADLLKYLCDNANKTLKREEILFHVWGKDDYFLGRSMDVFITKLRKHFRTDPAVKLETLHGVGFRFNVPGQL from the coding sequence ATGAAAGCAAGAATCCTATTGGTGGAAGATGATCAAAATGTTGGTGCGGTAACAAAGAAGCGGTTAGAAGAAGCAGGCTACGATGTGGTACATAGCACAGACGGACAAATGGCCTGGGAGCAGTTCCAGTTACGAACCTTTGACATATGTTTACTGGATGTGGTAATGCCCAAAAAAGACGGTTTCACACTGGCAGAACAAATCCGGAGAAAAAACGACTTCATTCCTATCCTCTTTCTCACCTCGAAAGCAATGGATGAAGATAAAATTAAAGGATTTAAAACAGGAGCTGACGACTATATTACCAAACCATTCAGCATGCAGGAACTCTTGCTGCGCATTGAAGTATTCCTGAAAAGAACCAAGAGTGCCGTAAACACTACGACAGAGAAACGCACGCAGTATAACATCGGCAAACTCACCTTTGACTATAATGACCTCATTCTTCGCGAAAAGAACGGAGAGGTTTCCAGCACGCTTACACAAAAAGAAGCTGACCTGCTCAAATACCTTTGCGATAATGCTAACAAAACGCTGAAAAGAGAAGAGATCCTCTTCCACGTTTGGGGCAAAGATGACTATTTCCTGGGCCGAAGTATGGACGTGTTCATTACCAAGCTGAGGAAACATTTCAGAACAGATCCCGCTGTAAAGCTGGAAACCCTCCATGGTGTAGGCTTCCGCTTTAACGTGCCAGGACAGCTGTAA